The window TTCTCGACAAAGAGGACGAACCctccgatgacgacgacttcgAAGCGATGCAGAGCCGATTCGAGAACGCGTTGCTGCCGCCTGCTTCGGATCGGACCGTCAAGTCGATGAGGATCTTTCTATCCCCGCAGCTGGTCCCGGAGTTGCGGTCGAAAGATGACGTGACGGAGCAAACAAGCGAGACATAAAGTCAATGCCGAGCAGCGATTGCGAGCCGGAAGAATGCCGGCGAGGACCGCGCACCGCTCGCAAGATGGGGAGGTGCTGATGCGTACGCACCTTTTCTTGCCCGACGGAGAGCGAGGAAACCATGATACCCAAATGATTCATGCATTTACACCCCGAGTAGATATGTATATATGTATGTCAGGAGAATATTCCAAAGCACGTCGCGCACGTCAACGCGCGCGCTCCCATTCGCCACGTGACGCCTCGCGCATCACCACTCCGCCCCATGACATAAATTGTAGCGCTCGCTGGAACATTCCCACTGCCCTCCTCTTGCACAAGCACTTTCCGTTCCCAAAGCCGCCGTCAGAGCAACGACGTCTAGCCGTGCTTCTGCTTCTTGGACGAGTCCATGATGCGGAGGACAAAGTTGACAATGACGGCCAGCAGGAGGATGATGGCCAAGAAGGTCGGGCCGAACCggtcgtcgaagccggcctGCCCCCTCATTCGTATAGATTTTGCCCGCCAGTGATAGGTCACGAGCGCGTATATCATGGTCAACATGGCGACGCCGGTGAAGAGGAAGGCGGAGATGAAGGCGACCCGGTCGCCGAAATTGAGCATCccgatggcgagggcgccgaggatgactGTGAAGTTGAGCCATGATAGGAAGGTTCGCTCGTTGGCGAAGAAGACCTTGGGCTCGACGCGAGTCGGCAGGGCGATGCGCTTGCCTGCAGGACCCGTTAGCCCGGTGTTGATTGGGTGGAATCGAGGAGGCACGGATGCTGGATGGACATTGTTTCACATACCCGGTGCGGTCTGCAGAAGCGGCTGGGACGACATCGCGATGG of the Drechmeria coniospora strain ARSEF 6962 chromosome 01, whole genome shotgun sequence genome contains:
- a CDS encoding vacuolar transporter chaperone 1, translated to MSSQPLLQTAPGKRIALPTRVEPKVFFANERTFLSWLNFTVILGALAIGMLNFGDRVAFISAFLFTGVAMLTMIYALVTYHWRAKSIRMRGQAGFDDRFGPTFLAIILLLAVIVNFVLRIMDSSKKQKHG